A window of Flavobacterium flavigenum contains these coding sequences:
- the thrA gene encoding bifunctional aspartate kinase/homoserine dehydrogenase I, whose product MKILKFGGKSLSNGEGLNKVVSIIEEKVNQGEKIAVVVSARGNATDELEYILKIAAKNGDYKRLLENFKTYQISDYPQVDLSEEFTILDKLYEGVSLIGDYSNKIKDQILSKGELLSAKLLTAILIEKGIPANFTDSRDLLKTDSKFGDAQPLEQLSKKNVVNYFKEHDKKVNIITGFIGSNNNNDTTTLGRNGSNYTASLIANYLNAEELQNFTHVDGIYTANPDLVEDAKKIEFLSFNEANELANFGATILHAKTIIPLLEKNIPLRILNTFNHENRGTLITSDSTKEGIKTLSVLENVSLLNLEGRGLLGKAGVDARIFKVMGDHNISVSIISQGSSERGIGLVVATDKATTAMVELEKEFENDFYSKDVNQITVTDNVSVISIIGQDLSTFHKPYTALIKNKIVPILFNNTVTGKNVSLVVKKSELNKALNVIHGEIFGVSKKINIAVFGHGLVGGTLINQILESADAIEKRKGIKLNVFAIANSKKLVLDKNGVTSDWKNEIHNKGLDYTIQDIIDYADKYHLENLIAIDNTASASFVENYIKLAESSFDLISSNKVANTLSYGFYKELRKVLAENQKNYLYETNVGAGLPLIDTIKLLHLSGENITKIKGVFSGTLSYLFNNFSAKEAPFSEILQEAIDSGYTEPDPREDLCGNDVGRKLLILARELDLQNEFEEISIQNLIPEHLREGNVSDFLTKLKEFDPIYDKIKADQKPNHVLRYIGELSGDLQNDKGNLEVKLVSVPSDTALGGLKGSDSFFEIYTESYGDRPIVIQGAGAGSAVTARGVFGDILRLSDKG is encoded by the coding sequence ATGAAAATATTAAAATTTGGAGGTAAATCATTATCCAACGGAGAAGGACTTAACAAGGTTGTCTCAATCATTGAAGAAAAAGTAAACCAGGGAGAAAAAATTGCTGTAGTAGTTTCTGCAAGAGGAAACGCTACAGATGAATTAGAATATATTTTAAAAATTGCCGCTAAAAACGGTGACTACAAACGATTATTAGAAAATTTTAAAACCTACCAAATTTCAGATTATCCTCAGGTTGATTTGTCTGAGGAGTTTACTATTTTGGATAAACTTTATGAAGGGGTAAGTCTGATTGGTGATTATAGTAACAAAATCAAAGATCAGATTTTGTCTAAAGGCGAATTGCTTTCGGCTAAATTATTAACGGCTATTTTGATTGAAAAAGGTATTCCGGCGAATTTTACCGATTCAAGGGATTTGCTTAAAACAGATTCTAAATTTGGTGATGCGCAGCCTTTGGAACAGCTTTCCAAAAAAAATGTGGTTAATTATTTTAAAGAACACGATAAAAAGGTTAATATCATAACTGGTTTTATTGGTTCGAATAATAATAATGACACTACGACTTTAGGAAGAAACGGCAGTAATTACACGGCTTCCCTAATTGCTAATTATTTGAATGCAGAAGAATTACAAAACTTTACGCATGTTGACGGAATTTATACCGCAAATCCGGATTTGGTTGAAGATGCTAAAAAAATCGAATTTTTATCATTCAATGAAGCGAATGAATTAGCGAATTTTGGAGCTACAATTCTACATGCCAAAACGATTATTCCTTTGTTGGAAAAAAATATTCCGCTTCGAATCCTAAACACATTCAATCATGAAAATCGCGGCACTTTAATCACTTCTGATTCTACTAAAGAAGGAATCAAGACACTTTCGGTTCTTGAAAACGTTTCCCTTTTAAATCTTGAAGGTCGCGGACTGCTTGGAAAAGCAGGAGTTGATGCCCGAATTTTTAAAGTAATGGGCGATCACAATATCAGTGTAAGTATCATTTCGCAAGGATCTTCAGAAAGAGGAATCGGATTGGTTGTAGCCACTGATAAAGCGACAACAGCAATGGTTGAACTGGAGAAAGAATTCGAAAATGACTTTTATTCGAAAGATGTAAACCAGATTACAGTAACAGATAATGTTTCAGTTATTTCCATCATTGGCCAGGATTTGAGTACTTTTCATAAACCATATACAGCATTAATCAAGAATAAAATTGTTCCGATATTGTTTAACAACACCGTTACGGGTAAAAACGTGAGTTTGGTGGTTAAAAAATCAGAACTGAATAAAGCGTTAAACGTAATTCACGGAGAGATTTTCGGGGTTTCAAAGAAAATTAATATCGCTGTTTTTGGTCACGGATTAGTAGGCGGGACTTTGATCAACCAAATTTTAGAATCGGCTGATGCCATTGAAAAACGTAAAGGGATTAAACTGAATGTTTTTGCTATAGCAAATTCTAAAAAACTGGTTTTAGATAAAAATGGTGTTACTTCTGACTGGAAAAATGAAATCCACAACAAAGGGCTTGATTACACCATTCAGGATATTATTGATTACGCAGATAAATACCATTTAGAAAACTTAATTGCGATTGACAACACGGCAAGTGCTTCATTTGTAGAAAATTATATCAAGCTTGCAGAGAGCAGTTTCGATTTAATTTCTTCTAACAAAGTGGCTAATACACTGAGTTATGGTTTTTATAAAGAATTAAGAAAAGTTCTGGCTGAAAATCAAAAGAATTACTTATACGAAACCAATGTTGGTGCAGGTTTACCCTTAATTGATACGATAAAATTACTGCATCTTTCTGGTGAGAATATCACTAAGATAAAAGGTGTTTTCTCTGGTACATTGAGCTATTTATTTAATAATTTCTCTGCAAAAGAGGCTCCGTTTAGTGAAATCCTGCAGGAAGCTATTGATAGCGGATATACAGAACCGGATCCGCGTGAGGATTTATGTGGAAATGATGTGGGAAGAAAATTATTGATTCTGGCAAGAGAATTAGATTTGCAGAATGAATTCGAAGAAATATCTATTCAGAATTTAATTCCGGAACATTTACGTGAAGGAAATGTTTCAGATTTCTTAACGAAACTGAAAGAATTTGACCCGATTTACGACAAAATAAAAGCCGACCAAAAACCAAATCACGTTTTAAGATATATTGGTGAATTGTCCGGAGATTTGCAGAATGACAAAGGAAATCTTGAAGTGAAATTGGTTTCAGTTCCCTCAGATACAGCCCTTGGAGGATTAAAAGGCTCTGATTCTTTCTTCGAAATCTATACAGAATCTTACGGAGACCGACCAATTGTAATTCAGGGAGCCGGAGCAGGTTCGGCAGTAACGGCAAGAGGGGTTTTCGGTGATATTTTGAGATTGTCGGATAAAGGGTAA
- a CDS encoding OsmC family protein yields the protein MKITLDRVNENFHFQLKNERGHIVNVDARPEFGGNDMGPSPMELVLMGVAGCSGIDMISILKKQRQEITSFKAEVEGERVQVGEAKPFKDIYVVFSLEGNIKEDKAAKAAQLSFEKYCSVSKTVEPTATIHYKVILNGVELEK from the coding sequence ATGAAAATAACATTAGACAGAGTAAACGAAAACTTCCATTTTCAATTAAAAAATGAACGTGGACATATAGTAAATGTAGATGCCAGACCAGAATTTGGAGGTAATGATATGGGACCAAGCCCAATGGAATTGGTTTTGATGGGTGTAGCGGGCTGCAGTGGAATCGACATGATCTCAATCCTTAAGAAACAACGTCAGGAAATCACTTCTTTTAAAGCTGAGGTTGAAGGAGAGCGTGTTCAGGTTGGAGAAGCCAAGCCATTTAAAGATATTTATGTAGTTTTTTCTTTGGAAGGAAACATAAAAGAAGACAAAGCAGCAAAAGCAGCACAATTATCTTTCGAAAAATACTGCTCGGTTTCTAAAACAGTTGAGCCTACAGCAACCATTCATTACAAAGTAATTTTGAACGGGGTGGAATTGGAAAAATAA
- a CDS encoding trans-sulfuration enzyme family protein codes for MNEQEFGFETQAIRTHLEKSQFQEHSTPLYLSSSFVFEDAEDMRASFTEEKVRNIYSRFSNPNTTEFVDKVCAMEGAEAGYAFATGMAAIYSTFAALLDSGDHIVSAGSVFGSTHALFMTYFPKWNIETTYFDINKPETVEACIKPNTKILYAETPTNPGVDVIDLELLGQIAKKHNLILIIDNCFATPYIQQPIKYGAHIVVHSATKLMDGQGRVLGGVAVGNAELIRKIYLFSRNTGPAMSPFNAWVLSKSLETLAVRVDRHCENALKVAEFLESHPNVNSVKYPFLKSHPKYEIAKKQMLLGGNIIAFEIKGGIEAGRKFLDKIKLCSLSANIGDVKTIVTHPASTTHSKLSVEEKLAVGITEGLVRVSVGLETVKDVIADLEQALS; via the coding sequence ATGAACGAACAAGAATTTGGTTTTGAAACTCAAGCCATCAGAACACATTTAGAGAAATCGCAATTTCAGGAGCACTCAACTCCTTTATATTTATCTTCAAGTTTTGTCTTTGAAGATGCAGAGGATATGAGAGCATCTTTCACTGAAGAAAAAGTACGTAATATCTACTCACGTTTCAGTAATCCAAACACAACAGAGTTTGTAGATAAGGTTTGTGCTATGGAAGGGGCTGAGGCAGGGTATGCTTTTGCAACTGGTATGGCAGCAATTTATTCGACTTTTGCGGCTTTGTTGGATTCAGGAGATCATATTGTTTCTGCAGGGAGTGTTTTTGGCTCAACTCACGCGTTGTTTATGACTTATTTTCCAAAATGGAATATTGAAACCACTTATTTTGATATCAACAAACCAGAAACCGTAGAAGCTTGTATCAAGCCAAATACTAAAATTTTATACGCTGAAACACCTACAAATCCAGGTGTTGATGTAATTGATTTAGAATTATTAGGACAAATAGCGAAGAAACACAATTTGATTTTGATAATTGACAACTGTTTTGCTACGCCATATATTCAACAGCCAATTAAATACGGAGCACATATAGTAGTTCATTCTGCTACAAAATTAATGGATGGGCAAGGACGTGTTTTAGGAGGTGTTGCGGTTGGTAATGCAGAGTTAATTCGTAAAATATATTTGTTTTCAAGAAATACAGGACCGGCAATGTCGCCATTTAATGCGTGGGTTTTGTCAAAAAGTTTAGAAACTTTGGCTGTTCGTGTTGACAGACATTGTGAAAATGCTTTAAAAGTTGCTGAATTTTTAGAAAGTCACCCAAATGTGAACAGCGTGAAATATCCGTTTTTAAAATCACACCCAAAATATGAAATTGCCAAAAAACAAATGCTTTTAGGAGGTAATATTATTGCATTTGAAATCAAAGGCGGAATCGAAGCTGGGCGTAAATTTTTGGATAAAATTAAATTGTGCTCACTTTCAGCAAATATTGGTGATGTAAAAACGATTGTAACACATCCGGCGTCAACTACACACAGTAAATTGTCTGTAGAAGAAAAGTTGGCTGTTGGAATCACGGAAGGTTTAGTACGTGTTTCTGTAGGTTTGGAAACTGTAAAAGACGTAATTGCTGATTTAGAACAGGCCCTTTCCTGA
- a CDS encoding RDD family protein — protein MSNSTYILDDKLLASSGSRFLNYILDIVVIIALIFALSFIFAVLASLLDLNEFLLWMGNLSDWEGQLIFVVISIFYYSLTEGLFGRSLGKLITGTVVVDENGVKPSFGVILKRTLCRFIPFDVFSFLGSRGWHDSISETYVVNKKDLENEVKLFHEFNLIGNKEVI, from the coding sequence ATGAGTAACTCTACTTATATTCTTGATGACAAATTATTAGCTTCTAGCGGAAGCCGTTTTCTAAACTATATTTTAGATATTGTTGTCATCATTGCTTTAATCTTTGCTTTATCTTTTATTTTTGCTGTCCTGGCAAGTCTTTTGGATTTAAATGAATTCTTATTGTGGATGGGGAATTTGAGTGATTGGGAAGGGCAATTGATTTTTGTGGTAATTTCTATTTTTTATTATTCACTTACTGAAGGTCTTTTTGGAAGATCTTTGGGTAAATTAATTACAGGAACTGTTGTTGTCGATGAAAATGGAGTAAAACCTTCGTTCGGAGTTATTCTGAAAAGAACATTATGCAGGTTTATTCCTTTTGACGTTTTTTCCTTTTTAGGAAGCCGAGGCTGGCATGACTCAATTTCTGAAACCTATGTTGTAAATAAAAAAGATTTAGAAAATGAAGTAAAGTTATTTCATGAATTTAATTTAATCGGAAACAAAGAAGTAATTTGA
- a CDS encoding RrF2 family transcriptional regulator → MLSKKTKYGIKALTYLARRENNEPVQIAEIAKNEHISIKFLESILLLLRNSGFLGAKKGKGGGYYLIKEPKDISMAKVYRILEGPIALLPCASHNFYEKCDDCDDETTCAARRLMTEVRDNTLKILESNSLADIAF, encoded by the coding sequence ATGCTTTCAAAGAAAACAAAATACGGAATTAAAGCTTTGACATATTTGGCAAGACGCGAAAATAATGAACCCGTTCAAATTGCTGAGATAGCCAAAAACGAACATATTTCAATTAAATTTCTGGAAAGTATTTTGTTGCTGTTAAGAAACTCTGGTTTTTTGGGTGCCAAAAAAGGAAAAGGCGGCGGTTATTATCTGATTAAAGAACCAAAAGACATCAGCATGGCAAAAGTGTATCGTATTCTGGAAGGTCCAATAGCACTGTTGCCTTGTGCCAGTCATAATTTTTATGAAAAATGTGATGACTGCGATGATGAGACTACTTGCGCTGCAAGACGTCTGATGACTGAAGTTCGTGATAATACACTCAAAATACTGGAAAGTAATTCTTTGGCAGATATTGCATTTTAA
- a CDS encoding sulfite exporter TauE/SafE family protein, whose product MDFQIGLVIAGLVVGFVVGLTGVGGGSLMTPILLYFGIPPTKAVGTDLLYAAFTKMGGVFVHNKKSNINWSITGWLTLGSVPAALLTLWILNNIKTDIETVNQVIKKSLGWALLFTSVAIIFKQRILKFSQKHAGDKFHSESTTQNMLTIGIGVLLGATVTLTSIGAGALGTVTLFFLYPLLPTPRLVGTEIAHAVPLTLVAGIGHASMGNLDLILLGQLLLGSLPGIFIGSMLSGKVPDQFLRNAIAVMLFLAGYKLIF is encoded by the coding sequence ATGGATTTTCAAATAGGTTTAGTTATTGCAGGTTTAGTTGTTGGCTTTGTAGTAGGCCTGACAGGCGTTGGAGGTGGCTCTTTAATGACACCAATTTTATTATATTTTGGTATTCCCCCTACAAAAGCTGTAGGTACCGATTTACTTTATGCTGCTTTTACCAAAATGGGGGGGGTATTTGTGCACAATAAAAAAAGTAATATAAACTGGTCGATTACAGGCTGGCTAACCTTAGGAAGTGTTCCGGCAGCCTTACTGACTTTATGGATTCTAAATAATATTAAAACTGATATTGAAACTGTGAATCAGGTTATTAAAAAAAGTTTAGGCTGGGCGTTACTTTTTACATCGGTAGCTATTATATTTAAACAAAGGATATTAAAGTTTTCTCAAAAACATGCCGGCGATAAATTTCACAGCGAAAGCACCACTCAAAATATGCTGACTATCGGAATTGGCGTTTTACTAGGTGCGACAGTAACTTTGACCTCTATTGGTGCCGGTGCATTGGGAACCGTTACATTATTTTTTCTTTATCCTTTATTGCCAACACCTCGATTAGTAGGAACTGAAATTGCGCATGCAGTTCCATTAACATTAGTTGCCGGAATTGGACATGCCTCAATGGGTAATCTGGATTTAATATTGTTAGGACAGTTATTATTAGGTTCGCTGCCAGGAATTTTTATAGGAAGTATGCTAAGTGGAAAAGTTCCGGATCAATTTCTTAGAAACGCAATTGCAGTCATGCTTTTTTTAGCGGGATATAAATTGATTTTTTAG
- a CDS encoding sulfite exporter TauE/SafE family protein, with product MEKELKINTVDVKFYASIKEKLWIGIPVVLLIGLLSTLIYNHHAEFSWEGFIGGFNQEFLVFFAIGVFAQLVDGTLGMGYGATSTSFLLAYGVPPVISSTGVHVAEMFTTGASAISHHKFGNINKKLVKNLLIPGVLGSVTGAYLLSDVIDGDFIKPFIAVYMIVLALIIIRKASRKSIVKKKTKKLGILATFGGFMDSVGGGGWGPIVTSTLLGRGRNPRYTIGSVNAAEFAVSFASGITFMLFGGIAGWQIIIGLILGGVIAAPLAAYLVNKIKRKPMMIAVGILIILLSLKTLSKLL from the coding sequence ATGGAGAAAGAATTAAAAATTAATACTGTTGATGTTAAGTTTTATGCATCGATAAAAGAAAAATTATGGATAGGGATACCTGTTGTTTTATTAATAGGTTTGTTAAGTACACTGATTTATAATCATCATGCTGAGTTTTCATGGGAAGGATTTATTGGAGGATTTAATCAGGAGTTTTTAGTTTTTTTTGCTATTGGTGTATTTGCACAATTGGTAGACGGTACTTTAGGAATGGGTTATGGCGCGACTTCAACTTCATTTTTATTGGCTTACGGTGTTCCGCCTGTAATTAGCAGTACAGGAGTTCACGTAGCTGAAATGTTTACGACAGGAGCATCTGCAATATCACATCATAAATTTGGAAATATCAATAAAAAACTGGTAAAAAACTTATTGATACCAGGTGTTTTAGGTTCCGTAACAGGAGCATATTTGTTGTCTGATGTTATTGATGGTGATTTTATAAAGCCGTTTATTGCTGTTTATATGATTGTTCTGGCATTGATAATCATTAGAAAAGCATCAAGAAAAAGTATCGTTAAAAAGAAAACTAAAAAATTAGGAATTCTGGCTACTTTTGGAGGTTTTATGGATTCTGTAGGAGGTGGCGGATGGGGACCAATTGTTACTTCAACTTTATTAGGAAGAGGCAGGAACCCCCGTTATACTATTGGTTCTGTAAATGCAGCAGAATTTGCGGTTTCATTTGCAAGCGGAATTACATTTATGCTTTTCGGAGGAATTGCAGGATGGCAAATTATTATAGGATTGATTTTAGGAGGTGTTATAGCTGCTCCATTGGCTGCTTATTTGGTTAACAAAATCAAAAGAAAACCAATGATGATTGCAGTAGGGATATTAATTATTTTATTGAGTTTAAAAACATTATCTAAATTATTGTAA
- a CDS encoding phosphoadenylyl-sulfate reductase → MSATIIQSLLDKTKDFSIEETFTFLAEEYPGKVIFSTSFGQEDQVITDFIAKSNTDITVFTLDTGRLFQETYDVFHKTLKKYKRPIEVFFPEAASVENLLKTKGPNSFYDSVENRKECCFIRKVVPLRKALAGNAVWITGLRAEQSENRQELSLFEYDGGFDIIKFNPLLKWSLQEVEDYLQENNVPQNALHKKGFVSIGCAPCTRAIFPGEDIRAGRWYWESSHKECGLHGIKKE, encoded by the coding sequence ATGAGTGCGACAATTATACAATCACTATTAGATAAAACGAAAGATTTTTCAATTGAAGAGACTTTTACTTTTCTGGCTGAAGAATATCCGGGAAAAGTAATTTTCTCTACATCTTTTGGTCAGGAAGATCAGGTAATTACGGATTTCATTGCAAAGAGTAATACTGATATTACAGTGTTTACTTTAGATACAGGAAGACTGTTTCAGGAAACTTACGATGTTTTTCATAAAACATTAAAAAAATACAAAAGACCAATTGAAGTGTTTTTTCCAGAAGCAGCATCTGTTGAAAATTTACTTAAAACAAAAGGACCAAACAGCTTTTACGATTCGGTTGAAAACAGAAAAGAATGCTGTTTTATCCGAAAAGTGGTTCCGTTGCGAAAAGCTTTGGCAGGAAATGCAGTATGGATTACAGGTTTGCGAGCAGAACAATCCGAGAACCGACAAGAGTTGAGTCTGTTTGAATATGATGGAGGTTTTGACATTATTAAATTCAATCCGTTATTAAAATGGTCTTTGCAGGAAGTTGAAGATTATTTACAGGAAAACAATGTCCCTCAAAATGCATTACATAAAAAAGGCTTTGTAAGTATCGGTTGTGCACCTTGTACGAGAGCTATTTTTCCTGGAGAAGATATCAGGGCTGGAAGATGGTATTGGGAATCAAGTCACAAAGAATGTGGTTTGCACGGTATTAAAAAGGAGTAG
- the cysD gene encoding sulfate adenylyltransferase subunit CysD: protein MSSVLKTNALESEAIYIFREVVSQFDKPVLLFSGGKDSITLVRLAQKAFFPAKIPFPLLHVDTGHNFPETIAFRDKLVEELGLELIVRNVQDAIDEGKVVEETGKYSSRNSLQTTTLLDAIEEFKFDACIGGARRDEEKARAKERIFSVRDDFGQWDEKNQRPELFDILNGKIENGQNVRVFPISNWTELDVWSYIEKEHIEIPSIYFSHKRKVFLRDGLIWSHSPFVYQEEDEQIEERIVRFRTVGDMSCTAAVESYAATIAEVVGEIRESTISERGARIDDKRSEAAMEKRKQQGYF from the coding sequence ATGAGTTCAGTATTAAAAACAAATGCTTTAGAAAGTGAAGCGATATACATCTTTAGAGAAGTTGTTTCTCAGTTTGACAAACCGGTTTTACTTTTCTCAGGCGGAAAAGATTCTATTACATTAGTGCGTTTGGCGCAAAAAGCATTTTTCCCAGCTAAGATTCCGTTTCCTCTATTGCACGTTGATACGGGACACAATTTTCCTGAAACAATTGCTTTCAGAGATAAATTGGTTGAAGAATTAGGTTTGGAATTAATCGTTCGTAACGTACAGGACGCTATTGATGAAGGAAAAGTTGTTGAAGAAACCGGAAAATATTCAAGCCGTAACAGCTTGCAGACTACAACACTTTTAGATGCAATCGAAGAATTCAAATTTGATGCTTGTATCGGTGGTGCACGTCGCGATGAGGAAAAAGCAAGAGCAAAAGAGCGTATTTTTTCAGTTCGTGATGATTTCGGTCAGTGGGATGAGAAAAACCAGCGTCCGGAGTTATTTGATATTTTAAATGGTAAAATCGAAAATGGACAAAACGTTCGTGTTTTCCCAATTTCAAACTGGACAGAATTAGACGTTTGGAGTTATATTGAAAAAGAACATATTGAAATTCCGTCAATCTACTTTTCACATAAAAGAAAAGTCTTTTTAAGAGATGGTTTAATCTGGTCACATTCTCCTTTTGTTTATCAGGAAGAAGACGAGCAAATCGAAGAAAGAATCGTTCGTTTCAGAACTGTTGGAGATATGAGTTGTACTGCAGCTGTTGAATCTTATGCAGCAACTATTGCAGAAGTAGTAGGTGAGATCAGAGAGTCTACTATTTCAGAAAGAGGAGCCAGAATCGATGATAAACGTTCTGAAGCCGCAATGGAGAAAAGAAAACAACAAGGATATTTTTAA
- a CDS encoding sulfate adenylyltransferase subunit 1, which produces MDVLKIATAGSVDDGKSTLIGRLLYDTKSLTTDKIEAIEKSSKQKGYDYLDFSLATDGLVAEREQGITIDVAHIYFSTAKKSYIIADTPGHVEYTRNMVTGASTSQVSIILIDARKGVIEQTYRHFFINNLLRVKEVIVAINKMDLVDYSEEVFNKIKADFQALNAKSTFKEQNVSYIPLSALTGDNVVDKLDGMPWYQGQTILEHLEGLHSSDVFESGKARFPVQTVIRPKTEEYHDFRGYAGKLYGNSIKVGDAVTVLPSLTESKVTNIHFFDKQFDEAVAGSSITIELENDINVTRGDMIVKSSELPKIEKDIETTICWMDSKKLVPGTKYFVQHNTNRVLAKIESVKNTIATDYSGTTPASQLAINEIGEVNIKLSKPLYFDSYNENKSNGAFILIDAVTNTTAGVGFIK; this is translated from the coding sequence ATGGACGTTTTAAAAATAGCAACAGCAGGAAGTGTAGATGACGGAAAAAGTACTTTGATCGGAAGATTATTGTATGATACAAAATCATTGACTACAGATAAAATAGAAGCAATCGAAAAAAGCAGCAAACAAAAAGGATACGATTATCTTGATTTTTCTTTGGCAACTGACGGATTAGTAGCAGAAAGAGAACAGGGAATTACGATAGATGTAGCTCATATTTATTTTTCGACTGCAAAGAAAAGTTACATTATTGCCGATACTCCAGGACACGTAGAATATACCAGAAACATGGTTACAGGAGCTTCAACTTCTCAGGTTTCTATTATTTTGATTGATGCCAGAAAAGGGGTAATTGAGCAAACGTACCGTCACTTTTTCATCAATAATTTATTGAGAGTAAAAGAGGTAATTGTGGCGATTAACAAAATGGATTTAGTTGATTATTCAGAAGAAGTTTTCAATAAAATCAAAGCTGATTTTCAGGCATTAAATGCAAAAAGTACTTTCAAAGAACAAAACGTAAGTTATATTCCGTTAAGTGCTTTGACAGGAGATAATGTTGTGGATAAATTAGATGGAATGCCTTGGTATCAGGGACAAACTATTTTAGAGCATTTAGAAGGATTGCACTCTTCAGATGTATTTGAAAGCGGAAAAGCACGTTTTCCGGTTCAGACGGTTATTCGTCCTAAAACAGAAGAATACCATGATTTTAGAGGATATGCAGGTAAATTATATGGGAACTCTATTAAAGTTGGAGATGCCGTTACAGTTTTGCCTTCTTTAACGGAATCAAAAGTTACAAACATTCACTTTTTCGATAAACAATTTGATGAGGCTGTTGCAGGTTCTTCAATTACAATTGAATTAGAAAATGATATCAATGTAACAAGAGGCGATATGATCGTAAAATCATCAGAGCTTCCAAAAATTGAAAAAGATATTGAAACGACTATTTGCTGGATGGACAGTAAAAAATTGGTTCCGGGAACTAAATATTTTGTACAGCACAATACAAACAGAGTTTTGGCAAAAATTGAGAGTGTTAAAAACACCATTGCAACTGATTATTCAGGAACAACTCCGGCTTCACAATTAGCAATCAATGAAATAGGAGAAGTAAATATCAAACTAAGCAAGCCTTTGTATTTTGATTCTTATAATGAAAACAAGTCAAACGGAGCTTTTATTTTAATTGATGCCGTAACCAACACAACAGCAGGAGTAGGATTTATAAAATAG